The Marinobacter subterrani genome has a segment encoding these proteins:
- the nadB gene encoding L-aspartate oxidase encodes MPQSYEYDVLIIGSGAAGLTVALNLPEHLKVCVVSKADISSGATLWAQGGIAAVLDDQDSTEDHITDTLNAGAGLCHEDAVRFTVEHARESIDWLIDSGVDFTRDQDAQYHLTREGGHSHRRIIHAADATGHAVSTTLTSQASARPNIELLSGRVAVDLITNRKLSLPGNRCVGAYILNLEDNHVELFRARFTVIATGGASKAYRYTTNPDGASGDGIAMAWRAGCRVANMEFNQFHPTCLYHPHAKSFLITEAVRGEGGLLKLPDGSRFMDRFDGRGELAPRDIVARAIDHEMKRLGADHLYLDISHKPADFVKHHFPTIYEKCLGFGIDITREPIPVVPAAHYTCGGIVSDERARTDINQLYVVGEAAFTGLHGANRMASNSLLECLVYGRAAAADITRRESDIPPSPEAPDWDESQVRDSDEDVVISHNWDELRHFMWDYVGIVRTTKRLQRAKHRVDLLSAEIGEFYNNYRVTNDLLELRNLVTVSDLIICSALQRRESRGLHYTLDYPGLLHEARDTVLVPTTYRTLSP; translated from the coding sequence ATGCCACAGTCCTACGAATACGATGTTCTCATTATCGGCAGTGGCGCTGCCGGCCTGACCGTTGCCCTCAATCTGCCAGAGCACCTGAAAGTGTGCGTGGTCAGCAAGGCCGACATCAGCAGCGGTGCCACCCTCTGGGCCCAGGGCGGGATCGCCGCGGTTCTGGATGATCAGGACTCCACGGAAGATCACATCACCGACACCCTGAATGCCGGCGCAGGCCTGTGCCATGAGGATGCGGTCCGGTTCACGGTGGAGCACGCCCGGGAAAGCATAGACTGGCTGATTGATTCCGGTGTCGACTTTACCCGTGACCAGGATGCCCAGTATCACCTGACCCGCGAAGGTGGCCATAGCCACCGGCGGATTATTCACGCCGCCGATGCCACCGGTCATGCGGTCTCAACTACCCTTACGTCCCAGGCCAGTGCCAGGCCCAACATTGAACTGCTATCCGGCCGGGTGGCGGTGGATCTGATCACCAACCGGAAACTGTCCCTGCCGGGAAACCGCTGTGTCGGCGCCTATATCCTGAACCTGGAGGACAACCACGTGGAGTTGTTCCGCGCCAGGTTCACCGTTATTGCCACCGGCGGCGCCTCCAAGGCCTACCGCTACACGACCAACCCCGATGGCGCCTCCGGAGACGGGATCGCCATGGCGTGGCGCGCCGGCTGCCGGGTGGCGAACATGGAGTTCAACCAGTTCCACCCGACCTGCCTGTACCATCCCCACGCCAAGTCCTTTCTGATCACCGAAGCCGTGCGCGGTGAGGGTGGCTTGCTGAAACTGCCCGATGGCAGCCGGTTCATGGATCGCTTTGACGGCCGCGGCGAACTGGCCCCGCGGGATATTGTTGCCCGGGCCATTGACCATGAGATGAAGCGGCTGGGTGCAGATCATCTGTACCTGGACATCAGCCATAAACCGGCGGACTTTGTTAAACACCATTTCCCGACCATTTACGAGAAGTGCCTGGGCTTTGGCATTGATATCACCAGAGAGCCCATTCCGGTGGTCCCGGCTGCCCACTACACCTGCGGTGGCATTGTCAGTGACGAACGCGCCAGAACTGATATCAACCAGCTTTACGTAGTGGGCGAGGCGGCCTTCACCGGCCTTCACGGAGCCAATCGCATGGCCAGCAACTCGCTGCTCGAGTGCCTGGTTTACGGCCGGGCCGCGGCGGCCGACATTACCCGCCGTGAATCCGATATCCCGCCGTCCCCGGAAGCCCCGGACTGGGATGAGAGCCAGGTTCGCGATTCCGATGAAGACGTGGTTATCTCGCACAACTGGGACGAACTGCGACACTTCATGTGGGACTACGTAGGCATTGTGCGCACCACCAAACGACTGCAACGTGCCAAACATCGGGTCGACCTGCTGTCAGCGGAAATCGGTGAGTTCTACAACAATTACCGGGTTACCAATGACCTGCTTGAACTGCGGAACCTGGTGACCGTCTCCGACCTGATCATCTGCTCGGCGCTCCAGCGCCGGGAAAGCCGCGGACTGCACTACACGCTGGATTATCCGGGACTGCTCCATGAGGCCCGTGATACCGTGCTGGTTCCCACGACCTACCGCACCCTGTCGCCGTAA
- a CDS encoding FAD assembly factor SdhE produces MSETPATSDKTEYNRLWWHSRRGMLELDNLLIPFVEEAYRDLNADDQARYKKLLSCEDNDMFEWFMQRSRPQDADLQRIVDLILNRVQPD; encoded by the coding sequence ATGTCCGAGACCCCCGCAACATCCGATAAAACAGAGTACAACCGCCTGTGGTGGCACAGCCGTCGCGGCATGCTGGAGCTCGACAACCTGCTGATCCCGTTCGTGGAAGAAGCCTACCGGGACCTGAACGCCGACGACCAGGCCCGCTACAAAAAGCTCCTCAGTTGCGAAGACAATGACATGTTCGAGTGGTTCATGCAGCGCAGCCGCCCGCAAGATGCAGACCTGCAACGGATAGTTGATCTGATCCTCAATCGTGTCCAACCGGATTGA
- the ygfZ gene encoding CAF17-like 4Fe-4S cluster assembly/insertion protein YgfZ, translated as MADPDKPVAIVADFPLPGNGWAILNDRVIVRISGPGTDKFLQGQFSQNLSEVTSDRSPRAAASTPKGRAYCLTRMIRDGDDILMELPAALAEDTLAHLRKYLMLFRGTSMEVDPQVSLIGLLGEEAARALAGAPMDTLKDPGDSLALAAGFLVRAEPTAEGTPRFEFWQTSGNEAGLETATQLPAADWYASEIAAGVASLTAATQASFVPQMLNWQHLGGVHFRKGCYTGQEVIARMHFLGQLKKSLFRFRIEQAGPVPAPGSALLAGDRSVGEVVNAVEFRDGRCELLAVVRHDAAKESLRPEGQPDTVLVPMPLPYTVPEREKSPQSDT; from the coding sequence ATGGCTGACCCAGACAAGCCTGTAGCAATCGTTGCAGACTTTCCGCTGCCCGGTAATGGCTGGGCGATCCTGAACGACCGGGTGATAGTCCGTATCAGCGGCCCGGGCACCGACAAGTTTCTCCAGGGCCAGTTCAGCCAGAACCTGAGCGAAGTCACCTCGGACCGCTCGCCCAGGGCCGCAGCGTCCACGCCCAAGGGCCGGGCCTACTGCCTGACACGCATGATCAGGGATGGCGACGATATCCTGATGGAACTCCCCGCCGCCCTGGCTGAGGATACTCTCGCCCATTTGCGCAAATACCTGATGCTGTTCCGGGGCACCTCAATGGAGGTGGATCCGCAAGTGAGCCTTATCGGCCTTCTCGGAGAGGAAGCCGCCCGGGCGCTCGCGGGAGCGCCCATGGACACACTGAAAGACCCCGGGGATTCGCTCGCACTGGCTGCCGGATTCCTGGTGAGAGCAGAGCCGACTGCCGAGGGTACGCCCCGTTTCGAATTCTGGCAGACGTCGGGGAATGAGGCCGGCCTCGAGACCGCAACTCAGTTGCCGGCCGCAGACTGGTACGCCTCCGAGATAGCTGCCGGCGTGGCATCCCTCACGGCCGCCACGCAGGCGTCCTTCGTACCCCAGATGTTGAACTGGCAACACCTGGGTGGGGTTCACTTCAGGAAAGGCTGTTACACCGGTCAGGAAGTGATTGCCCGGATGCACTTTCTCGGCCAACTGAAAAAGAGCCTGTTCCGGTTCCGGATTGAGCAAGCCGGGCCAGTCCCCGCACCCGGCAGCGCGTTACTGGCCGGCGATCGTTCGGTTGGTGAGGTCGTCAACGCCGTCGAATTTCGCGACGGCCGCTGTGAACTGCTGGCCGTGGTCCGCCATGATGCGGCCAAAGAAAGCCTCCGTCCGGAGGGGCAGCCCGACACTGTCCTTGTGCCAATGCCCCTGCCCTACACAGTACCCGAGAGGGAAAAAAGCCCACAATCAGATACATAA
- a CDS encoding HDOD domain-containing protein: MSNIVETIKVDLNAAIENDKLVLPTLPEVALQVRDIAQSEDSAIVDLVKVISNDTALSARIIRVCNSPLFRGSRAIENLNMAVSRLGMAYTSNLAMGLAMEQMFQATSDMIDKRMRATWQTSTEVAGVCHVLAQHYTKLKPDQATLAGLVHLIGVLPILRYVEDQDIQISSIMLDNVIEELHPKIGATILKKWDFPADLQNVPLEYANFDREVPSADYADLVMIANLQLVAGSEHPWTEMDWTKISAFDRLGLDPNIDMSEEEDLNAQMEAAMALLK, from the coding sequence ATGTCGAATATTGTTGAAACCATTAAAGTCGACCTGAATGCCGCCATCGAAAATGACAAGCTGGTGCTTCCCACGCTTCCGGAAGTCGCCCTGCAGGTGCGGGACATCGCACAGTCTGAAGATTCGGCGATTGTCGACCTGGTGAAGGTGATCAGTAATGACACCGCGCTTTCCGCCCGCATTATCCGGGTGTGCAACAGCCCACTGTTCCGTGGCAGCCGTGCGATAGAGAATCTCAACATGGCGGTGAGTCGCCTCGGCATGGCCTACACCAGTAACCTGGCAATGGGCCTGGCAATGGAGCAGATGTTCCAGGCCACCTCAGACATGATTGACAAGCGGATGCGCGCCACCTGGCAGACCAGCACCGAAGTTGCGGGTGTGTGCCATGTGCTGGCCCAGCACTACACCAAGCTCAAGCCGGATCAGGCGACTCTGGCAGGCCTGGTTCACTTGATTGGTGTTCTGCCGATTCTGCGTTATGTGGAGGACCAGGACATCCAGATCAGCAGCATCATGCTGGACAATGTCATTGAAGAGCTGCACCCGAAGATCGGGGCAACCATCCTCAAGAAATGGGATTTTCCGGCGGATCTCCAGAATGTGCCGCTGGAATACGCCAACTTTGATCGTGAGGTCCCATCAGCGGATTATGCGGATCTGGTGATGATTGCGAATCTGCAACTGGTTGCCGGCTCGGAGCATCCGTGGACCGAGATGGACTGGACGAAGATTTCGGCCTTTGATCGTCTTGGGCTGGATCCGAATATCGACATGAGCGAGGAAGAGGATCTGAACGCCCAGATGGAAGCGGCGATGGCACTGCTTAAGTAA
- the ung gene encoding uracil-DNA glycosylase: protein MHPVEVLANQLRPDRGWHKHLSEEFRQPYMQSLAEFLAAEEQAGKVLFPASHHCFNALNSTPLDNVRVVILGQDPYHGPGQAHGLCFSVRPNVAVPPSLVNIFKEIQDDLGIAPPDHGCLQPWAEQGVLLLNSVLTVVQGQAGAHQGKGWETFTDKVIETINREREGVVFLLWGSYAKKKGQHIDRSKHLVLDGPHPSPLSAYRGFFGCKHFSKANDWLLQQGKPTVNWELPSKEALLDRYGKVSQKA from the coding sequence ATGCACCCGGTTGAGGTACTGGCCAACCAGCTCAGGCCCGACCGGGGCTGGCACAAACATCTCTCGGAAGAATTCCGCCAGCCCTACATGCAGAGCCTGGCGGAATTCCTGGCCGCCGAGGAGCAGGCCGGCAAAGTCCTGTTCCCGGCCAGTCATCACTGCTTCAACGCCCTCAACAGCACGCCGCTGGATAACGTGAGGGTGGTCATTCTCGGGCAAGACCCCTACCACGGCCCCGGCCAGGCCCACGGCCTGTGCTTCTCCGTGCGCCCGAACGTGGCCGTTCCACCCTCGCTGGTGAACATCTTCAAGGAAATCCAGGACGACCTGGGCATCGCCCCACCGGACCACGGCTGCCTGCAACCCTGGGCCGAACAGGGCGTGTTGCTGCTCAACAGCGTCCTCACCGTCGTCCAGGGCCAGGCCGGCGCCCACCAGGGCAAAGGCTGGGAAACCTTCACCGACAAGGTCATCGAAACCATCAATCGCGAACGGGAAGGCGTGGTATTCCTGCTCTGGGGCAGCTACGCCAAAAAGAAAGGCCAGCACATCGACCGCTCCAAGCACCTGGTCCTCGACGGCCCCCACCCCTCGCCATTGAGCGCTTACCGGGGCTTCTTCGGGTGCAAGCACTTTTCAAAAGCGAACGACTGGTTACTGCAGCAGGGAAAGCCCACGGTTAACTGGGAACTGCCGTCAAAAGAAGCGCTGCTTGACCGGTATGGAAAGGTATCCCAAAAGGCCTGA
- the lysS gene encoding lysine--tRNA ligase — translation MTDQTQNAAQHDDNKLIAERRAKLSEMREQGSAFPNDFRRDATAAELQAKYGDKSKEELADMGIQVAIAGRMMLDRKAFKVVQDMTGRIQIYASKDVQKDTKHWDLGDIVGVRGTLSKSGKGDLYVTMDEYVMLTKSLRPLPEKHKGLTDTEARYRHRYVDLMVNEDSRRVFYARSKIISAMRQYFTDRDFMEVETPMLQVIPGGATARPFVTHHNALGIDMYLRIAPELFLKRLVVGGFERVFEINRNFRNEGLSTRHNPEFTMVEFYQAYADYNDLMDLTEDMLRTITQKVLGSTTVVNTRTLADGSEETVEYDFGKTFERLTVVDAILRYNPDIKPAQLTDDASARQVAKDLGIHLKDGWGLGKVQIEIFEATAEHRLMQPTFITEYPKEVSPLARCKDSNPFVTERFEFFVGGREIANGFSELNDAEDQAERFQAQVAEKDAGDDEAMFYDEDYVMALEYGLPPTAGEGIGIDRLAMLLTNSASIRDVILFPAMRPEHKPDGRKDEA, via the coding sequence ATGACTGATCAAACTCAGAATGCCGCACAGCATGACGACAACAAGCTGATTGCCGAGCGTCGCGCCAAGCTGTCAGAAATGCGCGAGCAGGGCAGCGCCTTCCCGAACGACTTCCGTCGTGACGCCACCGCCGCCGAATTGCAGGCGAAATACGGTGACAAGAGCAAGGAAGAGCTGGCCGACATGGGTATCCAGGTGGCGATTGCTGGCCGCATGATGCTCGATCGCAAGGCATTCAAGGTGGTTCAGGACATGACCGGCCGGATCCAGATATACGCGTCCAAGGATGTCCAGAAAGACACCAAACACTGGGATCTGGGTGACATCGTGGGGGTCCGCGGCACACTGTCCAAGTCCGGGAAGGGCGATCTGTATGTAACCATGGATGAGTACGTGATGCTCACCAAGTCACTGCGCCCGCTCCCGGAAAAGCACAAGGGCCTGACCGATACCGAAGCCCGCTACCGGCACCGCTATGTGGACCTGATGGTCAACGAGGACAGCCGCCGGGTATTCTATGCCCGCTCGAAAATCATCAGTGCCATGCGCCAGTACTTCACCGACCGGGACTTCATGGAAGTGGAAACCCCGATGCTGCAGGTGATCCCCGGCGGCGCGACTGCGCGGCCGTTCGTGACCCATCACAATGCCCTGGGCATCGACATGTACCTGCGCATTGCACCGGAACTGTTCCTCAAGCGCCTTGTAGTGGGTGGCTTTGAGCGGGTGTTCGAAATCAACCGGAATTTCCGCAACGAGGGGCTTTCGACCCGTCACAATCCGGAATTCACCATGGTCGAGTTCTACCAGGCCTACGCGGATTACAACGACCTGATGGATCTGACCGAAGACATGCTGCGCACCATCACGCAGAAAGTACTGGGCAGCACCACGGTTGTGAATACACGCACCCTGGCGGATGGCAGCGAAGAAACCGTCGAATACGATTTCGGCAAGACCTTCGAGCGCCTGACCGTGGTCGACGCCATCCTGCGCTACAACCCGGACATCAAGCCTGCACAGCTTACGGACGACGCCAGTGCCCGCCAGGTTGCAAAAGATCTGGGTATCCACTTGAAGGATGGCTGGGGCCTGGGCAAGGTCCAGATCGAGATCTTCGAGGCGACGGCCGAGCACCGCCTGATGCAGCCTACGTTTATCACCGAATACCCGAAAGAAGTGTCGCCCCTGGCCCGCTGCAAGGACAGCAACCCGTTCGTTACCGAACGCTTCGAGTTCTTCGTGGGCGGTCGCGAGATCGCCAACGGCTTCTCCGAGCTGAACGACGCCGAAGACCAGGCAGAGCGCTTCCAGGCCCAGGTTGCCGAGAAAGACGCCGGTGACGACGAGGCCATGTTCTACGACGAAGACTACGTGATGGCCCTGGAATACGGCCTGCCGCCCACCGCCGGTGAAGGCATCGGAATCGATCGGCTGGCCATGCTGCTGACCAACTCAGCGTCAATTAGAGACGTCATCCTGTTCCCGGCCATGCGCCCGGAGCACAAACCCGACGGCCGGAAAGACGAGGCCTGA
- the prfB gene encoding peptide chain release factor 2 (programmed frameshift) — translation MEINPIVTKIKELRERTEALRGYLDYDQRSERLVEVERELEQPTVWDDPDRAQALGKERADLELIVKTIDNLTSGLEDAEGLLDIAAEEEDEGTVAEIESDLESLDKELEKLEFRRMFSGEMDANNAYLDIQAGSGGTEAQDWANMLLRMYLRWAERRGFKAEIVELMEGEVAGIKSATIHIQGDYAYGWLRTETGVHRLVRKSPFDSGNRRHTSFSSVFVSPEVDDSFEIEINPADLRVDVYRASGAGGQHVNRTESAVRLTHNPTGIVVACQAGRSQHQNKDQAMKQLKAKLFEREMQERNAEKQKAEDAKADIGWGSQIRSYVLDDSRIKDLRTKVETSNTQSVLDGDIDKFIEASLKMAL, via the exons ATGGAAATCAATCCCATTGTGACGAAGATTAAAGAGCTTCGTGAGCGCACCGAAGCGCTCAGGGGGTATCTT GACTACGATCAGCGTAGCGAACGACTGGTCGAAGTAGAGCGGGAACTGGAACAGCCCACGGTCTGGGATGATCCGGATAGGGCCCAGGCCCTGGGCAAAGAGCGGGCCGACCTCGAGCTGATCGTCAAAACGATCGACAACCTCACCTCCGGGCTGGAAGACGCCGAAGGTCTGCTGGATATTGCCGCGGAAGAAGAGGATGAAGGCACGGTCGCCGAGATCGAATCCGACCTGGAAAGCCTGGATAAAGAGCTCGAGAAGCTCGAATTCCGCCGCATGTTCTCCGGCGAAATGGACGCCAACAATGCCTACCTGGACATCCAGGCCGGCTCCGGCGGCACCGAAGCCCAGGACTGGGCCAACATGCTCCTGCGCATGTATCTGCGCTGGGCCGAGCGCCGTGGTTTCAAGGCCGAGATTGTCGAGCTGATGGAAGGCGAAGTGGCCGGCATCAAGAGTGCCACCATTCACATCCAGGGCGACTACGCCTATGGCTGGCTGCGGACGGAAACCGGCGTTCACCGCCTGGTGCGTAAATCGCCGTTCGATTCCGGCAATCGCCGCCATACGTCATTCTCCTCGGTGTTCGTATCGCCGGAAGTGGACGACAGCTTCGAGATTGAAATCAATCCGGCGGATCTGCGGGTGGATGTCTACCGTGCCTCCGGCGCTGGCGGTCAGCATGTTAACCGGACCGAATCTGCGGTGCGTCTGACTCACAATCCCACGGGTATTGTTGTGGCCTGTCAGGCTGGCCGAAGCCAGCACCAGAACAAGGACCAGGCCATGAAACAGCTGAAGGCGAAGCTGTTTGAGCGTGAGATGCAGGAGCGTAACGCCGAGAAACAGAAGGCCGAGGATGCCAAGGCCGACATCGGCTGGGGCAGTCAGATCCGCTCCTACGTGCTGGATGACAGCCGTATCAAGGATCTGCGCACCAAGGTGGAAACCAGCAACACCCAGTCGGTGCTGGACGGTGACATTGACAAGTTCATCGAAGCCAGCCTGAAGATGGCGCTGTAA
- the recJ gene encoding single-stranded-DNA-specific exonuclease RecJ, with protein sequence MTPKKILRRPQPQTNPDWGHNLPSLLRRLYAARGVTSDEQLSYTLKHLASPLSLRGIDRAVELLAEAIDRQQRVLVLGDFDADGATSTVVAMLGLSMLGLQSIDFRVPSRFADGYGLTPGIIERLRDEGQLPDLMVTVDNGISAIEGVRAAKELGVKVVVTDHHLAGEELPDADAIVNPNQPGCPFLSKNAAGVGVMFYVLTALRKRLRETSRLPNPEPNLGSLLDLVALGTVADVVPLDHNNRIFVEQGLRRIRQGEARPGILALLEVAGRDHAAISSTDLGFVVGPRLNAAGRLDDMSIGIACLLADSPDEARRLARELDTFNRERRTIEKDMKAQAQDLLASMSLDLDGLPWGLALFDPDWHQGVIGILAARIREQTHRPTIAFAPDDNGEDIKGSARSIPGLHIRDVLAVVDARHPGMMKKFGGHAMAAGMTLAKADLDAFSEAFDRAVRDTLSAEDLEAAITTDGPLGPNELSLDTAALLKRAGPWGQHFPEPLFDGEFRVVSQRIVGENHLKLVLQPVEGGGIIDGIAFNTGPEVPDYTRTGARVVYKPDANTFRGRTNLQLLVDYLEPLS encoded by the coding sequence ATGACGCCAAAAAAGATCCTGCGTCGCCCCCAGCCCCAAACCAACCCGGACTGGGGGCACAACCTGCCTTCCTTGCTGCGTCGCCTCTACGCCGCCCGTGGCGTCACCTCCGATGAGCAACTGAGTTATACCCTCAAACACCTGGCTTCGCCGCTGTCCCTGCGTGGCATTGATCGCGCCGTAGAACTGCTTGCCGAGGCCATTGACCGGCAGCAGCGGGTTCTGGTGCTGGGTGACTTTGACGCCGATGGCGCCACCAGTACCGTAGTGGCCATGCTTGGCCTTTCGATGCTTGGTTTGCAAAGTATCGATTTTCGCGTGCCCAGCCGGTTTGCCGACGGTTACGGCCTGACTCCGGGAATCATTGAGCGCCTGCGTGACGAGGGGCAGCTCCCGGACCTGATGGTCACTGTCGATAATGGCATATCCGCCATTGAAGGCGTCAGGGCCGCCAAAGAGCTCGGTGTGAAAGTGGTAGTGACGGATCACCACCTGGCAGGTGAAGAACTGCCGGATGCCGATGCCATCGTTAACCCCAATCAGCCGGGTTGTCCCTTTCTGAGCAAGAATGCCGCCGGCGTTGGCGTCATGTTTTACGTCCTCACGGCCTTGCGCAAGCGGCTTCGGGAAACCAGCCGCCTGCCTAATCCGGAACCGAATCTGGGCAGTCTGCTCGACCTGGTGGCACTGGGAACCGTCGCCGATGTCGTACCGCTGGACCACAACAACCGGATCTTCGTAGAGCAGGGCCTGCGCCGAATCCGCCAGGGCGAGGCCCGCCCCGGTATCCTTGCGCTGTTGGAAGTCGCTGGCCGGGATCATGCCGCCATCAGCTCAACTGACCTCGGGTTTGTCGTTGGTCCCCGGCTGAATGCGGCCGGTCGCCTGGATGACATGAGTATCGGTATAGCCTGCCTGCTGGCCGACAGCCCGGACGAAGCCCGCCGTCTGGCCCGGGAACTGGATACCTTCAACCGGGAACGCCGGACCATCGAAAAAGACATGAAAGCCCAGGCACAGGATTTGCTGGCCTCCATGTCGCTGGACCTTGACGGCCTGCCCTGGGGTCTGGCCCTGTTTGATCCCGACTGGCATCAGGGGGTCATCGGTATCCTTGCTGCCAGGATTCGAGAGCAGACCCACAGGCCGACCATCGCCTTTGCCCCCGACGACAACGGCGAAGACATCAAGGGTTCCGCCCGTTCCATCCCTGGCTTGCATATCCGGGATGTGCTGGCCGTGGTCGATGCCCGGCATCCTGGCATGATGAAGAAATTCGGTGGCCACGCCATGGCGGCGGGCATGACCCTCGCCAAAGCCGATCTGGATGCCTTCTCCGAGGCTTTCGATCGCGCCGTTCGCGACACTTTGTCGGCCGAAGATCTGGAAGCCGCGATCACCACCGACGGGCCCCTGGGACCAAACGAGCTTTCCCTCGATACCGCTGCGCTGCTCAAACGGGCCGGGCCCTGGGGGCAGCATTTCCCTGAGCCGCTGTTCGACGGTGAGTTCCGTGTGGTGAGCCAGCGAATTGTCGGCGAGAACCATCTTAAACTGGTTCTTCAACCGGTCGAAGGCGGCGGAATTATCGACGGCATAGCCTTCAACACCGGTCCGGAAGTGCCTGATTACACCCGCACCGGGGCCCGGGTGGTTTACAAGCCGGATGCCAATACCTTCCGTGGCCGGACCAATCTGCAGTTGCTTGTGGATTACCTGGAGCCGCTCTCTTAA
- the thrC gene encoding threonine synthase produces MRYISTRGEAPALGFEDVLLTGLATDGGLYVPESLPHFSLEEIRSWRGLSYSELAFNVMHPFVDDAIPAEDFRRMLDETYAVFAHKAVAPLVQLDTNEWVMELFRGPTLAFKDFALQLLGRLLDYVLEKRQQHVVIMGATSGDTGSAAIEGCRRCEHVDIFILHPYQRVSEVQRRQMTTVQGDNIHNIAVRGNFDDCQRMVKESFGNQSFLGGKTQLAAVNSINWARIMAQIVYYFHASLALGGPDRSMAFSVPTGNFGDIFAGYLAKKMGLPISQLVIATNRNDILHRFMSGNKYEQHQLEHTLSPSMDIMVSSNFERLLFDLHGRDGLAVKTLLEKASKGPVSIEDYRWKHARKLFDSDAVDDKTTCDTIREIYQQNEYLLDPHTAIGVHAARNCRRDPAVPMITLGTAHPAKFPDAVAESGLSVKPPLPAHMADLFEREERYTVLDNNIAGVQEFIAKNWKNT; encoded by the coding sequence GTGAGATACATCAGTACGCGGGGCGAAGCGCCCGCACTGGGCTTTGAAGACGTTTTGCTGACCGGGCTGGCCACAGACGGCGGCCTCTACGTTCCCGAATCCCTGCCGCACTTCAGTCTGGAAGAAATCCGGAGCTGGCGCGGGCTCTCGTACAGCGAGCTGGCCTTCAATGTCATGCACCCGTTTGTCGATGACGCGATTCCTGCGGAGGATTTCCGCAGGATGCTGGATGAAACCTACGCCGTATTCGCCCACAAGGCTGTTGCACCGCTGGTGCAGCTCGACACCAACGAGTGGGTGATGGAGCTATTCCGGGGGCCTACCCTGGCGTTCAAGGATTTTGCCTTACAGTTGCTGGGCCGTTTGCTGGATTACGTGCTGGAGAAACGCCAGCAGCACGTGGTCATCATGGGCGCGACCTCCGGTGACACCGGCTCGGCGGCCATCGAAGGCTGCCGTCGTTGTGAACATGTCGACATCTTCATCCTGCACCCCTACCAACGGGTGTCGGAGGTCCAGCGCCGGCAGATGACCACCGTTCAGGGTGACAACATTCACAACATCGCCGTGCGTGGCAATTTTGATGACTGCCAGCGCATGGTGAAGGAAAGCTTCGGCAATCAGTCCTTCCTGGGCGGCAAAACCCAACTGGCGGCGGTGAATTCCATCAACTGGGCGCGGATCATGGCCCAGATTGTTTACTACTTCCACGCCTCCCTTGCCCTTGGCGGGCCGGATCGGAGCATGGCGTTCTCGGTTCCCACCGGTAACTTCGGCGATATCTTCGCCGGCTACCTGGCGAAGAAAATGGGTCTGCCGATTTCCCAGCTGGTCATCGCCACCAACCGGAATGACATTCTTCACCGGTTCATGAGCGGCAATAAATACGAACAGCACCAGCTCGAGCACACGCTGTCGCCGAGTATGGATATCATGGTGTCCAGCAACTTCGAGCGCCTGCTGTTTGATCTGCATGGCCGTGACGGGCTGGCGGTGAAGACCCTGTTGGAGAAGGCTTCGAAAGGTCCGGTCAGCATTGAAGATTACCGCTGGAAGCACGCCCGCAAACTGTTCGACAGCGACGCGGTGGATGACAAGACCACCTGCGATACCATCCGCGAGATTTACCAGCAGAACGAGTACCTGCTGGACCCTCACACTGCGATTGGTGTTCACGCCGCGCGTAACTGCCGCCGGGATCCGGCCGTGCCGATGATTACCCTGGGTACCGCCCATCCAGCCAAGTTCCCGGACGCCGTTGCGGAATCCGGCCTGAGTGTGAAACCGCCGCTGCCGGCCCACATGGCGGACCTGTTCGAGCGGGAAGAACGCTACACGGTGCTGGACAACAACATCGCCGGCGTTCAGGAATTTATCGCCAAGAACTGGAAAAATACCTGA